In the genome of Pseudanabaena mucicola str. Chao 1806, the window ATGGACTCCCTTTGTATGGTCGATGCTGAGCGATTTGCTCTAAGATGATCTGACGGGTTATCCGAATCACTGACCGCGTAGACCAGTTATAGTGATTTTGAAACCGACTTAACGAACTGGCTGATTTTACTTGCGTATGTTGAGGTAAAGGATGTCCCTGCGCTTCGAGAAATAGTCCCAATATCGCATTCAGACTGGCTTTTTGATACACACTAGGCATAAAGCTCAGAAGGCTATAAACTAACCTTTGGGCGTGCTTAACGATGCTTTCCATATCGTTATTTAAATTAGTACTACGCCCTTTTTTTCACATCTCTCGTCTTTTTGCAACCCCTTTTTAGAATGGTGCAAGATCTCAGTTGACAAACAATATATGAAGGACAGTTTGGAATATTCTAAATTTCTATTAGTGGCAGGAATTGTTTGGTCTGTGATAACTTTGAGTGCTGAAGGATTCGCAAACGGAAACCTATCTTATCCAGTTGTCGGTACTGGACAATCTGTGTCTTACAACGCAGAAGGTGCAATTCCATCTCCAGAAACCCATGATGACTATTTTGGTCAAGATGCCAATAATGAGTTGCTCAAACCTCAATACGTAGACAACAATGATGGAACAATAACTGACTCGAACACTGGATTGATTTGGCAGAAGAAGCTTGGAACCAAAATGACTTTAGCCCAAGCTCAACTTGCACTACAAGAGTTAAATCGGAAGGGACCAACTGATTGGCGAATCCCAACCGTCAAGGAACTCTATTCATTGATTCAGTATTCTGGTCAGGTGTTTGGTGATAAGTCGGTTCGGCTGTTTATAGATACTAACTATTTTGAACAGCCGATTGGGAACGTATATTTGGGCGAACGAGAGATTGACGCTCAAGTTTGGAGTTCGACTCCTTTCAATGGGTTGACAATGGGGCGCGACCATTCTCATTTTGGTGTCAATTTCGTAGACGGTCGCGTAAAGGCCTATCCACTTCTTGATCCCCGATCTGGTTCACCAAGCAAAATGTACTTTCGTTTTGTTCGGGGCAACCCAATGTATGGAAAAAACAATTTCAGAGATAATGGAGACGGAACGATTTCTGACCTTGCTACAGGACTGATGTGGCAAAAGGAAGACAGTCATATTGGGATGAACTGGAAGAATGCACTGGTATACTGTAGACAGCAGACAACAGGAGGTTTTCATGATTGGAGAATGCCTAGCGTCAAGGAACTTCAAACCCTAGTAGATTACTCTGTATCTTTCCAAGTAAATTCTCGACCAGCAGCATCTTCGCTCTTCAAATTTTCGCAAATAACAACGCCCGACCTAAAGCCTGACATTCCCTATTATTGGACTGGAACAACATTGCTTGACGGTCCAGTTGCTGGAAATATGGCTTTATATGTTGTGTTTGGTACCGCATTAGCTAAACCATTTTCTTCATTGATTGATGCACATGGTTCTGGGGCAATTAGATCAGACCCAAAATCTAAGAGCGGGAATGAAAATCAACCAGTGTATTTCGGTCCGCAGGGTGATTTGCAAATTGTGAACAATTTCGTGCGTTGCGTTAGACGAATGCGTCAGCAATAGAAACATAACGCCTAGATAACCTGATGGTTAACCATCAGGTTATCTAGGCGTTATGCGTTTTCTTAAGTGGAGGGATCGCTGCAAACTTAACTCTCTACTCGACTTGCTACTTCCCTTACAAGTTTGCGTAACCACTGATTAGCTGGATCAGCATCCCTTACCCTAGACCAAATTGAGATATGGTTAATAGGTGGGCAATCAATTGGAGTAGCGATCGCCACGAGATCGGACTGAATTGCATATCGTTGGGCGATCGAAGCTGGTAATGTTACCACCAAATCCGATGCGGCAACTACAGCGAGAGCAGTAATAAAACTGGGCAGTTGTAGCACAATTCGACGATGTAAGCCCAACTTATCCAGTGCAATATCCACCGCCGATCCACCACTGTTGCCTACTGCGGTCACCTGCACATGGTTGAGAGTTGAAAATTGCTCGACCGATAGACAGTTGCCAGCAGGGTGTTGCCGCCGCATTAGGGTGATGTAGGTGTCTTTATACAGAAGCTCTTGACAAAGATAACTCGGCAAGGTTGCCTGAGCAACCCCGAAAGCAAGATCAATACTGCCATCATGCAGACATTCCGCCGCAATGTTAAACAGAGGAATTACCATCACATCTAGTTGTGGTGCGACCTGAGCGATCAGCGTCATTAGTTTGGGAAGAAAAACAATCATCTCATGGTCAGTCGCCGCCAAAGTGATGCAACCCGTCAACAGTTGCGGACTGAAGGGAACATCGGATATGAGATGGGTAATATCATTGAGCAGTCGTTTGAGTTGGGGATGAAGCGCGATCGCCCTTGGTGTTGGCATCAGTCCATCTCCACCCCGTACCAAAATAGGATCGTTCATCAATTTGCGAATCCTTGCCAAGGCTCGACTCATTGCAGGCTGACTCATATGCATACGATCAGCAGCCCAAGTTACATTGCGTTGCTCAATCAAAGCATTCAAAAGCACCAAAAGATTGAGATCGATTCCTCGTAAATCCACTTCATGCATGACAATTATATAAAATATGCATATCTGTTATAACCTGATCGGCTCTAAGCTGAAATTAAGAAGCGTTAACAGAAAACAACGATGGATAAACCAATGAATGACAGTCACCTCATCTTGGTAGTAGGGGCAACGGGAAAACAGGGAGGATCCGTAGCCCGACACCTACTAAACAATGGATTTAGAGTAAAAGCCTTGACCCGCAATGCTAAAAGCCCTGCTGCCAGGCGATTGGTAGAGCGGGGAGCAGAAGTTGTGGTCGGGAATTTGGACGATCAGGAATCTTTGAAAGAAGTAGTTGTGGGAGTAACGGGAGTATTTTCTATGCAAAATTACTGGGAAAAAGGGGTGGGCTACGAAGGTGAAATCCGCCAAGGTAAAAATTTGGCAGATATTGCCAAAGCCTTAGGTGTTCAGCACTTTGTGCAATCGACTATGGCAGATGGCTGCACATTTCCTCATCAACTTGAACACTTCAAGTCCAAAGCAGAAGTCGAAAAATACATTAAAGCAATTCAACTTCCCTACACCTTTCTGGGAACGGTGACCTTCATGGACAATATAATCGATTCAGCATTTGGAGGCGAGTGGACATTTCCGTTCATTTCTGGTATCATGAAACCTGATATTCCTTATCAAATGCTGGCAGTCGATGATATGGGGGGAATTGCTGCGGCTGTGTTCGCAAATCCTACTAAATATATCGGGCAGAAAATCAACATGGCAAGTGATTGCCCAACTGTTCCAGAGATGAAGCAACTCTACAAAGAAGTGAGCGGTAGGTCAGCAAAATGGTTCACGTTGCCAGCCTGGTTATGTCAGTTGATGAACCGTGAATTTGTTGAGCAGTTAAAATGGCAATCTGCGGGAAATTGGGTCTTCAGAACCGATGAGGCAAGGGATATTTACCCAAACCTGACATCGTTTGAGGAGTTTCTACGCATTCATCAAGTCAAGAACCTGTAATGGCAGTTGAGAACTCAACATGAATGAACTATTAATTAAAACGAATCTGGGACGCATATCTGTCGTATTGGATGACGGCACAACTGATATACCAATTATTTATCTGCATGGGGTCTTTTTGGACAAAACCCTATGGACTCAGGTTAGCAGTCCCGCTAAAGGCAGGATGCAGGTTTTTGTGGATATGCCCGCCCATGGAAATAGCGATAATGTTGGGCATGATT includes:
- a CDS encoding DUF1566 domain-containing protein, translated to MKDSLEYSKFLLVAGIVWSVITLSAEGFANGNLSYPVVGTGQSVSYNAEGAIPSPETHDDYFGQDANNELLKPQYVDNNDGTITDSNTGLIWQKKLGTKMTLAQAQLALQELNRKGPTDWRIPTVKELYSLIQYSGQVFGDKSVRLFIDTNYFEQPIGNVYLGEREIDAQVWSSTPFNGLTMGRDHSHFGVNFVDGRVKAYPLLDPRSGSPSKMYFRFVRGNPMYGKNNFRDNGDGTISDLATGLMWQKEDSHIGMNWKNALVYCRQQTTGGFHDWRMPSVKELQTLVDYSVSFQVNSRPAASSLFKFSQITTPDLKPDIPYYWTGTTLLDGPVAGNMALYVVFGTALAKPFSSLIDAHGSGAIRSDPKSKSGNENQPVYFGPQGDLQIVNNFVRCVRRMRQQ
- a CDS encoding LysR family transcriptional regulator, with product MHEVDLRGIDLNLLVLLNALIEQRNVTWAADRMHMSQPAMSRALARIRKLMNDPILVRGGDGLMPTPRAIALHPQLKRLLNDITHLISDVPFSPQLLTGCITLAATDHEMIVFLPKLMTLIAQVAPQLDVMVIPLFNIAAECLHDGSIDLAFGVAQATLPSYLCQELLYKDTYITLMRRQHPAGNCLSVEQFSTLNHVQVTAVGNSGGSAVDIALDKLGLHRRIVLQLPSFITALAVVAASDLVVTLPASIAQRYAIQSDLVAIATPIDCPPINHISIWSRVRDADPANQWLRKLVREVASRVES
- a CDS encoding NmrA/HSCARG family protein, with the translated sequence MNDSHLILVVGATGKQGGSVARHLLNNGFRVKALTRNAKSPAARRLVERGAEVVVGNLDDQESLKEVVVGVTGVFSMQNYWEKGVGYEGEIRQGKNLADIAKALGVQHFVQSTMADGCTFPHQLEHFKSKAEVEKYIKAIQLPYTFLGTVTFMDNIIDSAFGGEWTFPFISGIMKPDIPYQMLAVDDMGGIAAAVFANPTKYIGQKINMASDCPTVPEMKQLYKEVSGRSAKWFTLPAWLCQLMNREFVEQLKWQSAGNWVFRTDEARDIYPNLTSFEEFLRIHQVKNL